The Methanosarcina acetivorans C2A genome includes the window AATAACGATCAAAATCGAGTTAATGAAGATAATCCAAATGGGGTTATTGTGATATATACAGCTACTAATGGCAGTACCTTGCACACAACTACTAACTCGTTGACAGGTAAAAATGAAACTGACACTTATACAGTTCATGTCTTAAATAGCAATCTTGAAAACAATTGGAATGAACCTACATTTTACAACGAAGTCAGCTCAATAGAGGATTTGTTTTATTCTTATGATAAAGAAGAAATAGACATAGTCTTAAAATTTATCAATTTTAGTGTCGTTGACGTTCCTGATGGAAACAGTGCCAAAATAAACGTGCAATTAGAGAACGAAATAGGGTTAAAAGGTGTAATTTTACAAATGACAAACACGATATTTTATAATTTGCTCTTCCCGTATCCATTAAATTATACCGTCAACCCAACTTTGTCATTGCATGCCTATACAGACGATGGAAATCATGTAGGAATGAATTATGAAACTGGAGAATATGAAGTTCAGATTCCTGGAGCTAGAACTTCTGGACTTCAACCAAATGAGCGTGAATGGATAATTGTTCCTGAAGATGTTAATGTTAAATATGTGGTAGACAGCTATGCAAATGCTAAATATATGTATCAAAATCCAGATCTTACGGGGGACTTTATCGATTCCTATGACCTCATTGGATTTTATTTTGATGAAAATGGGAATGATTACTCAGGAAAAGTAACTGAGCATATTGCTCCAGGGACACAAAATGAACATTCAGTCGTATATAGCCAAAATCTCGATGGAACATACAGTATTGAAGTCTCTAAACAATACGATGTTTCTTTACTACCTCCACTTACAAACGCAGATACTTTAAGTTTCATAAAAGGGGATATCTTACCCATCAAATTTACAGCTAGAAACCCCGATACCGGCGATTTAGTTTTTGATGACCAAGTTAATGTGTTAATCAAAAATTCTACGGGAACAGTTATTGAGAGTTTCAACACCACTAGTGGTGTCCAAGTAAATTCGGATGAAGGGTACTATACTGTTGATTTCTACACAGCGGATCATCCTGAATTAATTATTGGCGAAAAATATTCTGTTCTAGTCACCTTTGGAGACATTAATGGTGGGACGGGATCTGGAATTGCTTACTTTATTCTTACTGGCAGCAATTCACCTTCCAGCATCACCAATCTCCAATCCACCAATGGCACAACTTGGATCAATTGGACCTGGACCAATCCCACAGACCCCGATTTCAACCGCACTGAAATCTACCTAAACAACATCTTCCAGACCAACACCTCCACCGAATTCTTCAACGCCACCTGCCTAGAACCCGAAACAGAATACACGATCGGTACGCACACGGTGGATACCTACGGAAATGTGAATGAGACATGGGTCAACCTGACTGCAACAACCAAAAATGCACCTATAATTGTTGAAGCCGGCCCTGGTCAGACTGTTAAGAAAGGAACAACCGTGAACTTTGAAGGAAACTTTACGGCTTCCGGTTTACATACCTACTCGTTCCACTGGGACTTTGGTGATGGAACCAATACTACCGGTTCTTTGACTCCTTCTCATGTTTATGAGGATGCTGGAGCCTATGAAGTTACTTTAACAGTCACTGGTGAGAATGGTGATACAGGGAATGATACTCTTAATATCACCGTTACTAATGCTTCAGTATCTGTTTTCCCTGGTTACACCAATCCACCGACAGACCCAGATAAGGATGGTCTCTACGAGGATATCAATGGAAACGGGAGACTGGGTTTCAATGATCTGGTGGCATACTTCGCTAACCTGGACTGGATAGAAGAAAATGTGCCGCTTGAGTTCTTTGATTATAACAAAAACGGGTTGATTGATTTTGATGATGTTGTAACTCTGTTTGATATGCTTTAAGGGATAAAAAATATGAATAAGTTAGGACTTACGCAGTTGAGCTGAAAACCACAAGCGGAAAAGACTTAATTGTATAAATCAGAAAAATGTTGACGACTCCGCATTTGTTTGATATTACATTTCAAGTGCGTAAGTCCTATAAGTTTTATCGAGTTTGGATCGTCCAGTGGTCGTTCCTTCTTCAGTAGGCTACTATTCCCTGTCGGTTAATACAAACGATGCCTGGAAATGTTGTAGAAACAGTACCCTACCATGTAAACAGCAAGAATATCGATGAAACGCTTAAGGTTCAGATCAGCGTAAGTGAAATTCCTGAAGGAGAAGATGATGCCGCCGGAATCAATGCATCCGGTGCGCTCCTGAATGGCACTGTTTTGGCATTTACGGACCTGAAGTACAAATTCGTTACCAATGAAAGCGAATACCTTCAGGACTTTGATGGAGACCAGATCCTTGCGAGAATGCTCAAGTTTGACAGGGAAAAAGTTGAAGCCGTCCTTGAAGTAGGAGAAGTTACAGTTACTCTAACGAGTAAAGTGGAGTATAATAATGGAATTTTTTCAGACATGGCAAGTTTAGAAGGGAGCGATGTAATAGCGGTGATTGAAAAGGACAGTAAAAAAGATAAAACGAGCAAGTAAGCATTTTAAGGTATTTTTTAGATGCATAGTGTATTTGGCATGAAATGCGGGTTTGGGTTACCCGCATAAAATTTCTTTTATCATCAATTTTTTAAGTAGTATCAAAAACATAAGCTTGCAGTCAAATTCATAATTATCCTACCAGTCTGTTTAATAGACGAAAAAAGGTTATACCTGAAAGGAAGATAAATGGATATAAAGTAGATCCAAGGGAATTTCTGAAAAAGGTGATTATGTGACCGTTGCGCATGAACAATACGTGGTTAATGAAAATGGGGAAAGAGTGGCTATTATTCTTCCTATAGAGGAATATGAAAAAATGAAAGAGGATCTCCACGATCTGGCTATCGTTGCAGAAAGACGTAACGAGAAAACTATTAGTTTTGAAGAGATGAAAAGAATATTATAAAATAGTTTTCACTCTGTCTTTTTCTTCTCAATATCTCTCTCTGATTCTTTTCAGCAACTTCCTGTTCAAAAAATCTTCATGATATTTCCGGTCCAAGTATCTGGACATTACTTGCTGTTCCACATCCAGTTTCAGGTCTTCGTTTCTAACAAATAACGGCACATTGGGTCTTATGACTTCAAAATTAATAACAGGTGAAGCATCATTCATCACAAGAAGGTCTACATGATCGGTCTGAAGGAAAGATGAAAGTTCTCCCATGAGTTCCAGGCGCTTTTCTATCCGTTCTCCTTTTGTAAGTTTACCGGAAAGGTACACAGCTATATCAATATCACTCAACGGCCCTTCTGTGCCTTCGGCTGTCGAACCGAAGAGGTATGCAAGTTCTACATATTCCCGTGACTTAAAAAATTCCGGAAGCAGCTTACACAGAAACTCTTTCTTTACCTTTTTCGTTTGAAGACCCATTGTATTTTCTCTATGTCCTGTTCTTTCAAATATGCTATGTTGTAAAAAGGAGCAGATTGAGATGAAATACACTCACAGTAACATTGGGTAAAGCTGCATTTTGCGGCTTTATTTTTTTTCCTTAGTTTAGGTGGATTCTGCTTACTGATTTTATTTATTGATTTGTTTTCGAGCCTTTCTGTCTTCTGCTTTATGTGGTTGAAGTTTTCCAACTAACTGCCCAATGCAACTACTTCTTAGTTTTCACTCCTCAAACAGATCTATTCTCAGCCCGCTCAAGCGTGGGACAAAAGATTGAGAAACGGATTAAGATTATTCGTGTGAGAATATCTCGTAAATTTAACTTTCTTTCTAAAGAGATTACATAACCATTCAATTTAGTCAAGATATTTCTTCAACATCTTAACAAAAATAAAACTGTTATATCCAAGTTTCGCTTTTTAACTATTGGAATAATTTATGACAGTAGTTCAGATATTTTTCTATATGTATTGAACAGGCAAATTGAGATATGGAAAGGCTATCGAAGAAAACAGAACAGGAGATAGGCATGAAGAATAAAATCAACACAAAAAACAGAGTAAACATGAAGAAGAAAACATTTGTTTTCAGTGGACTCTTGCTTCTATTTATGATAATGGGTTCATCGATATCAATGGCAGTCGCGGGATCTTCAGGGAAGACCAGGGCAACAGAGCCCGTACTTTCACCGGAAAACCCGGACTTTACCGAATACCATGCAGACAAAGTTTACACCCAATCTTTAGCTTCTTCGAACAGGCATAAAAAAGGCTTTGTACCCGCACCGGTGGATCTTAGTGATCTCAGCAAAATTTCCACACTCGAGATTTCCGCACCAGCTTACTATGACCTGCGTACCCTGAACAGAGTTACATCTGTAAAATACCAGGGGGAATCAGGGGCTTGCTGGACATTTGCAACCAGTGGGTCTCTGGAATCATATTTAATGCCTGAAGAAAACCGGGACTTTTCTGAAAATAATATGAAAAACCTTCTTTCTTCCGCATACCCGGAGGGTTTCGACCGTGA containing:
- a CDS encoding type II toxin-antitoxin system prevent-host-death family antitoxin; this encodes MTVAHEQYVVNENGERVAIILPIEEYEKMKEDLHDLAIVAERRNEKTISFEEMKRIL
- a CDS encoding type VII toxin-antitoxin system MntA family adenylyltransferase antitoxin, coding for MGLQTKKVKKEFLCKLLPEFFKSREYVELAYLFGSTAEGTEGPLSDIDIAVYLSGKLTKGERIEKRLELMGELSSFLQTDHVDLLVMNDASPVINFEVIRPNVPLFVRNEDLKLDVEQQVMSRYLDRKYHEDFLNRKLLKRIRERY